The sequence ATATTCATCCAAACCCAAATCAGCTTTATAATTTTTTGAAACGCCTAAATCATCATACATATAAGTGAGTGTTAGGTCATAAGGGACGGTTTCTTCCGCGGAAATTGAAATTCGTTTATTGAGATTTAATCCTGTGGCTAAGATTGTGATTCCAAACAACAAGGTAATCGACACTACCGCCATCACACGATAAGTCGAACGAATTTTATTCGAAACCTGACGCATCACGAACATGTTTAAGTTTGTGTAGTATCGTGCACGCCCTAGGCGTACAATACGCTCCACAAACCCTGCCAAAGATTTAAATAAAAGTATCGTCGCGAAGATTCCGATCCCTACTATAATTGGCATAAAGAAAATCAGTTGACCTGCTTTAAGCACCCACAAATAATCAAAAATTAAGATAGCTAGCGCACTGATTAACTGAAATAAGGTCCATCCCACAGAACCCTTTGGCATCATTTCTTGTGTTCTATGAGCATTAAACAATTCATTTAACGTAATTTTATGTAATTTCCGCTGATTTAAAAACATAATAAGTATGAAAATACCACTAAAACAATAAATAGTTCGCCGCGCACCATTGATCGAAAAGATAAACTGATAATGAATCGGAACAGCCAATATCGTTCCCATCATCACCCCTGTAATCTGCGATAAAATATAACCAGTGAAAAGACCCATAAAAAGAGCAGCAAGCCCAATCAAAAATGTTTCCGACATAAGTATTAACGACATTTTAAAACGAGACATTCCTAAAAGCATATAGAGTCCAAACTCTTGTTTACGTCTTCCAATAATAAAATTATTTGCGTACACAATAAGAAACGCAAATATCACCACAACTATCACTGAAATGACATTTAGAGCCTCTGATACAAGTTTAAAGGTACGTCCCATTTGATTTGTGAGTTCCAAGATTACAGCTTGATCTTCAAACGATCCAAAAATATAAAAAAGAGCTACAGAAAACGCCAATGTCACAAAGTACACGGTGTAATCTTTATAACTCTTTCTTACATTTTTGAATGCCATTTTAATAATCATCGATGCAACTCCTTTATCGTATTTTATCACACTTTGGTAAACAAGCACCTTACATTCTCGTAATAAAAAAGAATAACATAAAAGTTATTCTACGGCGATAAAAATATCAATACGACCATCCTCATAATATTTTTCAAAATCAATTGTATAAGCACGGTTTAATTTCCCTGATGTCTCCAACGACCAAATTAATTTCCACGTATTCAGAATACCGAAATCATCTGTTATATCAACAGGAAATACTTGATAATCATTGCGATCATCCACAACCAATAATTCACTCGTTTGTTCATATTCTGTCGCAAGTCCAAGTGAATACAATCCTTTATAGTCTGTCTTGTAATCCGTGTAAACTGCATATTTTGCTGCATCATAATGTGGTAATGATGTGTTAAACCGCTCCCACATTGAAGCAAGTTTTTGTTCAAACTCTGGATCATCAAGACTATTTGTACGAATATCTTCTCTTATAAATAAATTCATGGAAAGCTCCTTTTATACTACAACTATAATACAACATTCTATAAAAAAAACTAGATGATTTCTCTAGTTTCCTTTAATAATTGACTTACTTCCAAAATAGGTTGCGCTAAAGTAGATTAAATAGATTGCCATTACACCAAAACATGTTAAGCATGTAGGGACAATACTACTTGCTTTTAACCCTGCTAAGTCTAAGTTTACATTCACAGCGCGAATGCCCACCCAAGCATGAATTGCTGCCAGTAAGAGTGGTATAAAAAAGTATAGTGCAACTTGTTTAAAGATTGATTGATTTATCATCTTGGAATCAGTACCCAGTTTGGAAAGAACTCTGTAGCGCGCCTGATTATCGTTCGCCTCTGAAAGTTGTTGGAGGGCAAGAATAACACCACTACTAATCAAAAAGACAACACCCAGGTAAAGTCCCATAAAGGTAAATACCAATTCAATCCCCAATAACATCTCAAAAAGTTCTTCCGAACTAACGCTTATGATATCATTTTGATCATACCCAAGTTCCAAAAGTTTCTGTTCAATTGATGTTTGAACCACTGCACTCTGATCTGCATTGATGTTATAAATTGTAGTCATCGTAACCGGGTTTGTTTGAGCTGATTGTATTTTCTGTAGTGTTTCTGTACTCATAAACAAGATAATATCATTGAAGTCGCCATTTCTTACACTCATATCCGTAATGTTTTGATCGTCAATCACATCCAAAACTTCATTCCCTAAGCTGATCAATCTCGTGTTGGATTTATAATCTTTGTAATTATGTTTTAAACCATAAGGGTAGACTGTTTGGTTCTTAAGAGCAATCGTAGGTAAACCATGAAGTTCACGCATTGTATTGTAGTCATTAAGATCCGCTAAATAAAGACGCGGTGTTTGTTCGTTTTTACCAACCTCAACGATATTTTGTAAAACTTCCACCGTATATTCTGAATTATAGATGTTCATGGATACCAAAGCGTCGGCTTTTTGTTGACCGAGAAATGTCTCAACGTCACGATCACGATTGCTTGTTGAATATGGAATCATCAAAGTGTAATCAAAAGGCGTATTACGCTTTACCTGTTCATCCATAACCGAATTTAAATTAAATCCTGTCGCAAGTGTTGCAATACCAAACAGAAGTAAGAGACTAACCACCGCCATCATTTTGTAGGTGGTATTCACTTTTGAGGCAACTTGTCGAAATACAAATACGTTTAAATTCTTAAAATAGATACGTTGATTCATTTGCATAAACTTAAGCATAAATCCAGAAAGTGCTTTAAAAACGATAAAAGTAGCGAATGAACCCAAAGCAATTATAAAGGGCATGAATAGTACGAGATGAATGGGTACTAATGCCCACTTATATGCAAGAACGAGAAGCACGATACCAATGATAAATAGTATTATCGGATGTTTGTTTTCGGTGGTTTCATTTACGCGTTCTGCTTGAAACAGTTCAATAACTTTGTGTTTTCGAACTACTTTACCATTGAATAATAAAACAATAATAAAGATTGCGGAAAAGCTCAGGATTGTTTTAATTGTTGCTTTAATAGAAAAAATAAAATGATAGTTTACATTTGCCTTCAAAAGTCGCGCACTCGCGATCGCGGTAAGTTGTGACCCAACATATCCTAGAATCAATCCTGATAATAATGAGATAACACCAATATAAAGTGTTTCATACGTTAAAATTTTAGAAATTGTTTTTTTAGGCATTCCGAGTAATGTATACAGGCCCAGTTCTTTTTGACGACGACGAATGAGAAACTGATTTGCATAAAGAATTAAAAATGCAAAAACGACTGAAATGATTGCCGACATCACGTTCATGGTGGTCACCAATGCTTGAACAGCTTGACCTTGGCCCGATGTCATTTTTAAAATAGATGATTGTTGTTCAAACGAACCAAATATATAGAATAAGGCTACCGAGAAGGTGAGCGTAATAAAATATACAGAGTAATCTTTGTAACTTTTCTTAACATTTCTAAGTGCTATTTTTAAATACATAGAGGTCTCCTTTATAACGTAATAATCGTTGTAATCACAAAACTTGATAAAGCTTGTCCGATTGCTTGTTCCTCTGCACTCATTTCGGAAAGCATGGGTTTGTTTTGCGTCTTTTCATCGTGTTCTCTTCGTTTATCATTTCTGATTTCATAACTTCTTATCATAGTTTTTAAGTGTGTTTTCATATACATTCTCCTTGTTGTATTTAGTATAGATTGAATCCGAATTTTGAACCATCGAATCTTCTTACACTAAACTTACAACATTGTCATATAAAAAAAACACACCGTAAGGTGTGTTTAATCTTCAAGGGTAATGACTTTACTTGAGACACAGGTAATGATGAAATATACAAGATACATTACAATAATTGCACTGGTTGTGAGTATTGCAGGCATCATGGTATCGGGTGCGAGTCCTGCAAGATTCAAGTTCACATTCATCGCCTTAATACCGACATAGGCGTGAATTAACGCAATGATAAGCGGTAAAAAGAAGTATATTGAAATTTGTTTAAGAATAGAGTTCTTAATGAGTTTGGAATCTGCTCCAAGTTTTGAAAGTACACGATAACGTGCTTGATTGTCACTGGCTTCTGAAAGTTGTTGGAGGGCTAAGACAACCACACTACTCAACAAGAAGACAAGTCCTAAGTAAAGTCCAACATAAGTAAATAATAGTTCTGTTCCATTCATGGATTCTTTCACTTCATCAGAACTTATGATGGAATGGTACAATCCCAAAGATTTTCCTTCGAGACTGTCTTGAATCGTAGAAACAAGTACATTCTGTGCTCCATCAACATCGATGTTATACACAAATGTGTTTTGATTCCACGCATCGTTTGAGATCATCTGTGATTTCAAAGTTGGAAGGTAGGAATCATTTACTACAAAAAGTGCACCATGAATCATGGATCCATTCGCAACTCTTACAGGTTTAACATCATGATTTGCTTGAAGATTGAACGATTCACCAAGCACTTCAATCGATTTTAGTTTCACTAAGTCGGTGTTTTGTAAACCTGCCGTTGGCGCTTTTTGGAAAAAGATTTCTTGTTCTGATAGATCAATTGGTTCAAACCCTTCATGCATCCGTAATGCATTAAAATCAGACTGTGTCATAAAGAGAATGCGTTGATTACGATAAATATCTTCATGCATTCCCATAGCCTCTGCTTCAAGTCCAAGATCATAAATCGATGCAGAGACATGATTTTTAAGCCCCACAACATCTTCAAATAAACTTGAGTAATCTTGACCTTCAGATCCCGAAACAACAACACTGACATCATATCCAGTTGCTTTCTCAACTTCATTGCCGAGAACATAATTTAAATTGAATGCCGTCGCAAGGGCACCGATTGCGATCAAGAGCATGAGGGTAATTACTGACATCATTTTGTATGTCGAACTAATTTTCGCACTTACCTGACGAAAAACAAAACTGTTTAAACCCTTGTTGTAGCGTTTTTGATTTATCTGCATAAACTTAAGCATAAACCCAGAAAAAGAAAGGAACAACATAAAGGTTCCCAACGCTCCTGTCACAAGGACTAAGGGAAGCAAACGAATCAGTTCTAAAGGTTTTAATGCAAGTTTGTAAGCATATCCAATAAGCACACATGCCAGGATAAAGATTACAACACTCATCCAAGTTTTGCGCACTTTAAGCGTCTCATTTTGACGCTTCGAACGTAGAAGATCGATTAACTTGTACTTATTCAAGATCACGCCGTTAAAAATCATTACAACGATAAAAATCATCATAAAGCATAATATTGTTTTAAACGTGGCGGACATGGAAAATACAAAATGATATTGTGTTGAAACACTTAAAACCTTAGCACTCAAAAGCGTTGTAATTTGTGATAAGGCAAGACCCAAGAGTAATCCTGATCCTAATGAGAACACACCGATATAAAGCGTTTCATAGATGAGTATGCGAGATATATAACGTTTGGGCATACCTAATAAAGTATAGACACCCAATTCCTGATGACGACGCTTAATTAAAAAATGATTCGCGTAAAGAATTAGGAAGGCAAACACAACCGCAGCAACAATCGACATCGCATTCATAATACGAATTAATGCTTCAACCATCGATCCTTGCGATGTACTTAAATTCATAATCGAAGCCTGTGCTCCAAAGGAAGAAAAAACGTAGAAAAGAGATACCGAGAAGGTTAAAGTAATGAAATAGATAAAGAAATCTCGATAGCTCTTCTTAACATTACGAAGCGCGAGTTTAGAGTACATTAGCGGAATCGCCTCCAAGTAAGGTTACAACGTCAATAATCTTATCAAAAAATTCTTTACGACTATCATTTCCTCGTACCAATTCATTAAAGATTTTTCCGTCTTTGATGAAAAGAATGCGTTTCGCATAACTTGCACTGAAGGCATCATGGGTTACCATCATGATTGTTGCTTGTTCTTGTTCGTTTAATTCTTGAAGTTTCTCAAGCAACATACGACTTGATTTTGAGTCTAATGCTCCTGTCGGTTCATCCGCTAAAACAAGACTTGGGTTAGTGATTAATGCACGGGCCGAAGCGACACGTTGTTGTTGTCCACCTGACATTTGATATGGAAATTTTTGAAGAACCTCTTCGATATCCAAAAGACGGGCAACACTTTGAATGCGTTGATCAATTTCTTTATGATTTATATTTTGAATTGTGAGCGCTAAAGCTATATTCTCATATGCAGTCAGTGTATCCAGTAAATTAAAATCTTGGAAGATAAAACCAAGTTGTTCACGTCGGAATCGTTGTAAGTGATCTTTCTTAAGTTTTGTAATATTTTGACCATTCACACCAATGGTACCGCTGGTCACCGAGTCAATTGTGGAAATGCAATTAAGAAGCGTCGTTTTACCAGAACCTGATGGTCCCATAATTCCTACAAACTCCCCTTTTTCAATTGTGAATGAGACACCATCAAGTGCCTTGGTAATATTTCCTTTTTTACCGTAGTATTTTTCGATATTGTTTACATCTAGTATTGTTGTCATAAGCAACCTCCTACAATTAGTCTAAAGAATTCTTGATGGTACTACCATTCATTATCATTACAGTTTTATGACATTATTGTCACTTACTTTTATTATAGTGTATTTGGACAAAAAAAACCTCGATCTCGAGGTTACTTAAACATCATTTGTGATTTTGGAAATACAAAGGTTACACAGGTTCCCTCATGACTCTCAATTTTAACGTCCAAATTGAGTTTACGGCTTAAGGTTTTCACAAGATACAAGCCCATACCTGTCGCTTGTTTATTTTGACGTCCACGCTCACCAGTAAACCCGCGCTCAAAGACACGTTCTAAATCTCCTACAGGTATTCCTGGACCATTATCACAGATTATAAGTGATATTGAATGTTCTTGGATTGAAGTTGTAACATGAACAATGCCTTCGCCCTCATCCACATACTTTAAGGAATTAGAAAGCACTTGTTTTATCATAAACTCAAGCCACTTCGGATCACTATAAACATTTGCTTCGGTTACATCCAATTCAATTTGTATCTTTCGTTGAATAAAAATGGGTGCGAGTTCTTTAATCACATTACGAATGTGTGTATTTAAATTGAGCGCTTGAATCATATAATCTTTTTCAAGTGAACTTGATCGTGCATAAAAGAGCACCTGTTCAAGGTAATTTTCAACATGACTCATTTCACGCATCAACAAATTCATCTCCGCACTTGAATGGTTCGAAGCAATTAACTTTGCACCGGCCAAGGGCGTTTTAACTTCATGGATCCAAAGTTCAATATATTCTTTGTAGTCTTCTTGACGACGCTTATAATCACTGACACGATCAGCCATCGACTTATTCACTTCTTCCATCACTTCAATCCAAAGCGTCGCGTCCAAAAAACAACCCTCAGGAATCATTTCCGTCAAAAGATACTTTTGGTCCAAACCTTCCAAATTCATCAACAGTTCATCATAAAATCGTTTTCGGCGTGAAAACTCTACCACCAATACCACAACCAACACCAAGCCCAGTAGAAACATAACAATCCCAACAATTTCATGTTGAACACCCACTGCTGTTAGGAAAAACAAAACAACCACTTCCAAAACCCCAACAAGAATCAGAAGATATGCTTTATCCGCCAAAAAATCTTTAGTTTTCATGAATTGTATATCCCATCCCACGCTTTGTCTCGATAAAGTCCACAATTCCAATTTCCTCAAGTTTCTTGCGTAATCGATTAATATTTACTGTCAAGGTATTATCATCCACAAACCAATCCGTATTCCATAGGTACTGCATTAGATCTTGACGTGAAACAATACTCCCCTTATTCGCAATCAAATATGAAAGAATTCGTAATTCATTTTTCGTAAGTTCTTGTTCTTGTCCCATATAGCGTACCATTCCACGGGGTGTATCCAACTCTACACCCCTAAGCACAGTTACTGCGTTATCATTTTTTTCATAAGCACGTCGTAAAACAGATTGTAATCGTGCCAATAGGATTTGTAAATTATATGGTTTGGTAATAAAATCGTCCGCTCCTAAGTTCATCGACATAAGTTCATCCATCGTACTGTTTCGACTTGTTACGACAATAATCGGAACGGCACTGATTTTACGGATTTCTTTTGCAAGATAGTGACCTTCAACTTTTGGAAGTGATAAATCCAAAAGCACACAATCAGCCACCTCTTGTTTAAACGTTTCCATAACGTTTTTAAAATCAGTAATGAGGGTTGTCTCATATCCGTTCTTTTTTAAGAAACTGCTCAATTCATTACGAATCGTATCGTTATCTTCAATGATCATGATTTTATACATACACTGCCTCCAATTAAATCTATTATACACGAATCTTGTTTAAGGTTTTCTTAATTTGAACTTCTCCACTCATGGTATAATACACATAAAGGAGGATTCACCATGAATCTTATAATCTATCAAGACGCTCACACACTTTCGCTCCCTGAATACATCCGTCAATCCTTAACGGATAAAGCAGAGCTTGCACATATACGACTCCTTAATGGTAATTTCTATATTATTCTTAACTATCCCAGTTCACCCGAGAACATTCAACCCATCTGTATTGAACAAATCGGTTTGGACTTTAATCTCTATTGTCATGAGTCCGTCTCTTTTTCGTCGGATGTTCGAAATACTTCCTTAACGGACCTTCTCTTGCATACGCTTAAAAACTACGAAGTCATGGTCCAAGTTATTAACGCCAAACTTTCTGAATATGAAGAGTCGATGGAGAATCTTGTTACGAAAGCAAACATTAAAGCACTTTTTAGCTTAAGTCGTAAGTTAATCCGATATCAAACAGCGATTAATGCTATTGGTGATGTTACTAACTATATCGTCGAAGCAAAACCCGAAGCCCTTTGGCTATCTGAACTTTCTTCTGAATACACAAACATCCGAATTGAAGTCAATCAATTAGTTCAAAATATCGAGATGTATCAACAAATTATTAACTCTATTGTTGATGTATCGGAATCACTTTTTTCAAATCGTTTAAATAAAATTATGCAAACACTCACATCAATTACGCTTGTACTCTCAGTACCAACATTCATCACAAGTTTTTATGGCATGAACATCGACTTACCATTTCAAGATCACCCGCATGCTCTATTAATTGTTTTTATGTTTAGTTTTTTCTTAACTCTTGGGGTAGTCATATTCCTGCGTAAAAAAGACTACTTCTAAAAATCGACACGAACATTTAAGACTTTCCCAATCACTTCTACCGGCAACATCAACACTTCTTCTGCATTGTAATATTGCGTGGGATAGTCCGGGTTGGTTGCCTCAAGTATCATCAAATCATCTTTTAAAATAACACGCTTGACCGTCACTTCATCGCCTTGAATTAAAACAACAGCGATGTCACCCGAGACGATGTCTTGCGTTTTTTTTATGAAAATCAAATCACCCTCATAAATACGCGATCCCGTCATGGAATCACCCACAACCTTCAAAAAATAATCCCCTTGATCATACTCCCGTTTTGAAACTTCTTCATAAGCAATAATATCTTGATGGGCTAATAAGTCATACCCTGCTCTTACAACACCGAGAACGGGTTTAAAAAAATGATAAACCAAATAATCCGGAACATTGATTTTAAATAAATCTGACAAGCGTTCTTGCTTCTCTAAAGATATCTTTTTTATAATTCCTGCTTCCCACCGAGACACCGTCGATTTACTTACACCTACTGCATCCCCCACTTCTTCTAACGATAATTCATGCCGTGCTCTAAAAATCGAAACCAATTCTTGTAATGTCATAATCTCACCTCTTAACGTTATTATACGCAAAATGCAATCGCCAAACAACACGAGTGTTATTGTTGCGTAGTTCGATTGATTTACACAATATTTTAACTTATACTGAGTCTATTGAGGTGATTTTATGAAACAACGCTATATTCTACATTGTGATATTGACTACTGTTTTGCGCAAATTGAAATTATGAAAAACCCTTCCTTAGCCGATGTTCCAATGTGTGTTGGTGGTGATGAATCAAAACGACACGGTATCGTCCTAGCACGAAATCCGATAGCAAAGGCCAAGGGTGTGAAAACCGCAGAGACCTTAAATGAAGCTCGACGAAAATGTCCCGGTCTTGTGATTGTCCCTCCTTCATTTGATGACTACCTAACGATAAGTAATCAAGTTAAAGACATTTATCGCGAATATACGGATAAAGTTGAATCGTTTGGAATTGATGAAGCATGGGTTGATATTTCAGACTCTTTATTACTCTTTGGAAAACCGGGGGATATCGCCACCGAAATCCGCAAACGAATTAAAACAGAAATTGGTTTAACCGTCTCAATCGGTATGAGTTTTAATAAGATATTTGCGAAACTTGGATCCGATTTGAATAAACCTGATGGGCTAACGATTCTTATGGAATCTCATGTGAAATCGATGATTTGGCCGCTTCCCGTCCAAGATTTACTCTACGTTGGTCCTAGCACCCAAAAGAGTTTAAATAAAATGGGCATTCGCACCATTGGTGATCTTGCATGTGCGGATGAAAATCAGTTACACACTCATATTGGCAAAATGGGGAGTTTACTAAAGTCTTTTGCGAATGGTGATGATACTTCAGAGGTGAATCCACACACCGACCCTGCCAAATCAGTCGGTAATGGCATGACCACCCCGCAAGACCTTGTCTCAATCGAAGAAGTCCGACGCGTTTTATTTGTACTTGCGGAGTCTGTTTCAAGCCGGTGTCGTAACATTGAGAAAAAGGGAAGTGTCTTACGAATATGCATTCGTAATAACCAGCTTGAAACCCTATCAAGACAAAAGAAACTCAATCAACCTACTAATACGGTCGATCAAATTGTGAATGAATCGCTTTTCCTCATCGAACGCTATTGGGACCAAAAACAGCCTTTACGCAGTATCACCATTACACTTAGTGATCTCGTTTCCACCACCCAACCCATTCAACTATCTCTCTTTGATGAACCAGTATCCGCAATTGATGAAACCTTAGACAGCATTCGAGATCGCTTTGGACATCATGCCATCAAACGAGCCAATGTCCTGCTTCAAAAAAACCTCGAGAAACGAAACCCCAAAGCTCATATCACCAGTTTTGGTCATAACCAATAAAAAACACCTCATCTGGAACTGACCTAGTTCCGTGGGACTAAAGAAAAAAACCTCTTGTATGAGAATTATTGTAAAATAGTTCAATATAGGAGGTTTTTATATGGGAACACGAACTATGCATAGCTATGAGACAAAGATGAAAGTTATAGAAATGAAATTGGCAGGCTACTCAAGCAGGTTTATTCAGACTGAACTTGGAATAAAAAATGTAACACAAGTCAAAACATGGTGGAGATGGTATCGAAATGGTGAACACTATCGATTTTCTCAACCGGTAGGCAAGCAATATACTTTTGGAAAAGGGCCTGAAGGAGACACGGTCGAAGAAACACAAAGACTTAGAATTAAATCTTTGGAGCAACAAATTGAACTATTAAAAAAGTATTTGGAAAGAGAAAGGATGTGGTTCCTGAAATAATCATCAAGCTCGTTGAAGAGTATCGCAACACTGTATCTATTAAAGATATCTTGAATCTTTTTGGGGTACCTAAGTCAACGTATTACCGTTGGACTAAAAAAGAGCAACTAGAGTCTAATAATTATTCTGTCAATGAAGCATTAGTAATTGAACTTTGTAAAGAAAATAAATTTCGTTATGGATATCGAAAAATAACTGCATTAATTCGAAAAGAAAGAATTATCAATAAGAACACTGTTCAAAAAATAATGCAGAAACACCAATGTCAATGCCGTGTTAAGGTCAAACGGTATAGAAAAAACAAAAATCCGAAGATCATTATGCCCAATATCATTAATCGCGACTTTAAATCACTACGTCCTCTAGAGAAATTGGTGACAGATATCACTTACATCCCTTATGGCCATAAGATGCTCTATTTATCAACGATCATGGATTTATATAATGGTGAGATTATTGCGTCTACATTGAGTGACAGACAAAACCTAGAATGTGTGGTTGATACATTAAATCAACTTCCGGATATCGTTCAGCCATGTATTCTTCATTCTGATCAAGGGAGTGTCTATACATCAAAAGAGTATCAACTCAAAGTAAAAAATAAAAGCATTACCATGAGTATGTCCCGTAAGGGGACACCCGCTGATAATGCTCCTATCGAATCGTTTCATGCCTCGCTAAAGTGTGAAACATTCGAATTAAACCCAGAACTAAAGGGTTCTACTGAAATTGTATCACAAACTGTGATAAACTATTTAAAATATTACAATGAAAATCGAATACAAGAAAAGCTAGGATATCAATCTCCCGTAAATTATCGGTTAACTTCATCCTAACTTGGTTTTTTCTTTAGTCCCACGGAACTAGGTCAGTTCCTCTCGAAGTGTTTTTTTATGATTCTACTGGATGTTCTCGAGGGAAATTCATAACAACCTTAAATACATCGTCATCGACTGACCAAGTTGTTACTCCACCTAGTTGTTCAATGGTTTTGCGAACAATTTTAGATCCAAGTCCTCGTGACCCTTTATCCGTTGTTTTGGTGCTCTCCAAATCTTCATGATAAATCCCATCGAAACGATTGGAAATCATGACATCAATCCAATGATCACGAAGTTTCGATTTAACTGTAACGAAACGCTGTTCTTTCGGTAAAAGCAATACTGCTTCATATGCATTCTTAAGGAGATTTGTAAAAATGCGCACGATTTCAAGCTCCGTTAATTTAATCGTTTCATCCCAGTAGAGTGTACATTCAAAGGTAATTCCGTCATTGGTACACGTATTCGCAAATTCCTGCATAATCGCATCCAGTAAACCATAATTCGAATATGTCGGATGAGTCGTTAAACCATCAGACATTTGAACCCCCATCTCATCTAAAATATGAATTGCCGTTTCATAATCATTTTTTCTTAACAAGGTATTGATAGTTGAGAGTGTATTTTTATAATCATGACGAAACTCACGAAACGATTGTGTATAAACTTGATACGACTTATAGTGTTTTACCTGCATATCCAATTGTTTTTGAAGCGCGACAGTTTGTTTTTCATATTCTAGTGCTTCACACGATCTTACGGAATTTGCTACTACAATTGCAGCGACCCCCATAACCACGATACAAGTAAAGAGATACATAAGCGTGAACCATTGATCATTGGCTGTATAACGCCCCCCAAAACTAACAATTGTCAAATAAAAACCCAGGGATAATTTCATAGTCGTCACAAATAAAACTTGATCTGTATTCCGAAATAAAGCCTGAATTCGGGATGTCGTAACAGAAAATTTTTGAAGAATTATAAATAAAACAATCACAAAAATACAAGTAGTTTGAAAGCTGATCAAGTCACTCATCTTTCCCGATGCAATATAACGAATTGGCATACCTGTAATTAACGAATACATACAAAACACAAAAGCGCGTACAGTATAGAAATAGAATACATGCCGAACACTTGCATATGCAGCCATTGTCGTTGATATTTTATAAATAATTTTAAAACTAATAAACATAACTAAAAGCATGAAAAGATAGCTGACGTATGCTTCAAAATCAAAGCGTCGCGAAAAAAGAACTAATATCGAACTTAAAATCATACAAATTGCCAACGAAATA is a genomic window of Erysipelothrix amsterdamensis containing:
- a CDS encoding ABC transporter ATP-binding protein, whose amino-acid sequence is MTTILDVNNIEKYYGKKGNITKALDGVSFTIEKGEFVGIMGPSGSGKTTLLNCISTIDSVTSGTIGVNGQNITKLKKDHLQRFRREQLGFIFQDFNLLDTLTAYENIALALTIQNINHKEIDQRIQSVARLLDIEEVLQKFPYQMSGGQQQRVASARALITNPSLVLADEPTGALDSKSSRMLLEKLQELNEQEQATIMMVTHDAFSASYAKRILFIKDGKIFNELVRGNDSRKEFFDKIIDVVTLLGGDSANVL
- a CDS encoding LexA family protein, giving the protein MTLQELVSIFRARHELSLEEVGDAVGVSKSTVSRWEAGIIKKISLEKQERLSDLFKINVPDYLVYHFFKPVLGVVRAGYDLLAHQDIIAYEEVSKREYDQGDYFLKVVGDSMTGSRIYEGDLIFIKKTQDIVSGDIAVVLIQGDEVTVKRVILKDDLMILEATNPDYPTQYYNAEEVLMLPVEVIGKVLNVRVDF
- a CDS encoding sensor histidine kinase codes for the protein MKTKDFLADKAYLLILVGVLEVVVLFFLTAVGVQHEIVGIVMFLLGLVLVVVLVVEFSRRKRFYDELLMNLEGLDQKYLLTEMIPEGCFLDATLWIEVMEEVNKSMADRVSDYKRRQEDYKEYIELWIHEVKTPLAGAKLIASNHSSAEMNLLMREMSHVENYLEQVLFYARSSSLEKDYMIQALNLNTHIRNVIKELAPIFIQRKIQIELDVTEANVYSDPKWLEFMIKQVLSNSLKYVDEGEGIVHVTTSIQEHSISLIICDNGPGIPVGDLERVFERGFTGERGRQNKQATGMGLYLVKTLSRKLNLDVKIESHEGTCVTFVFPKSQMMFK
- the dinB gene encoding DNA polymerase IV; translated protein: MKQRYILHCDIDYCFAQIEIMKNPSLADVPMCVGGDESKRHGIVLARNPIAKAKGVKTAETLNEARRKCPGLVIVPPSFDDYLTISNQVKDIYREYTDKVESFGIDEAWVDISDSLLLFGKPGDIATEIRKRIKTEIGLTVSIGMSFNKIFAKLGSDLNKPDGLTILMESHVKSMIWPLPVQDLLYVGPSTQKSLNKMGIRTIGDLACADENQLHTHIGKMGSLLKSFANGDDTSEVNPHTDPAKSVGNGMTTPQDLVSIEEVRRVLFVLAESVSSRCRNIEKKGSVLRICIRNNQLETLSRQKKLNQPTNTVDQIVNESLFLIERYWDQKQPLRSITITLSDLVSTTQPIQLSLFDEPVSAIDETLDSIRDRFGHHAIKRANVLLQKNLEKRNPKAHITSFGHNQ
- a CDS encoding CorA family divalent cation transporter; amino-acid sequence: MNLIIYQDAHTLSLPEYIRQSLTDKAELAHIRLLNGNFYIILNYPSSPENIQPICIEQIGLDFNLYCHESVSFSSDVRNTSLTDLLLHTLKNYEVMVQVINAKLSEYEESMENLVTKANIKALFSLSRKLIRYQTAINAIGDVTNYIVEAKPEALWLSELSSEYTNIRIEVNQLVQNIEMYQQIINSIVDVSESLFSNRLNKIMQTLTSITLVLSVPTFITSFYGMNIDLPFQDHPHALLIVFMFSFFLTLGVVIFLRKKDYF
- a CDS encoding response regulator transcription factor, translating into MYKIMIIEDNDTIRNELSSFLKKNGYETTLITDFKNVMETFKQEVADCVLLDLSLPKVEGHYLAKEIRKISAVPIIVVTSRNSTMDELMSMNLGADDFITKPYNLQILLARLQSVLRRAYEKNDNAVTVLRGVELDTPRGMVRYMGQEQELTKNELRILSYLIANKGSIVSRQDLMQYLWNTDWFVDDNTLTVNINRLRKKLEEIGIVDFIETKRGMGYTIHEN